A part of Oceanidesulfovibrio indonesiensis genomic DNA contains:
- a CDS encoding MTAP family purine nucleoside phosphorylase, which yields MQRIGIIGGSGLDNPAIFSDPKDIDVKTPWGALESPVKAGHIGAKDVFMIARHGREHTVPPSGVNNRAHIDAFRQLECDCILATTAVGSLKLEIERGHLVVLDQFIDFTRHRPITFHETFEPHAPVHTPMADPFDESLRRKLIAHCEALGIDHHPRGTVVTIEGTRFSTRAESNMFRAWGADVINMSTAPEAILANEAGIPYAAVAMSTDYDCWKTDEEPVTWEEILRIFGANAEKVTKLLLETIESL from the coding sequence ATGCAACGCATCGGCATCATAGGCGGCAGCGGGCTGGACAACCCTGCCATCTTTTCGGACCCCAAGGACATCGACGTCAAGACGCCTTGGGGAGCATTGGAATCCCCGGTCAAGGCGGGCCATATAGGCGCCAAGGACGTGTTCATGATCGCGCGTCACGGCCGGGAGCACACCGTGCCGCCTTCCGGCGTGAACAACCGCGCGCACATTGACGCCTTTCGCCAGCTGGAATGCGATTGCATCCTTGCGACCACGGCCGTGGGCTCTCTGAAACTGGAGATCGAACGTGGCCACCTGGTGGTGCTCGACCAGTTCATCGACTTCACCCGCCACCGGCCCATCACCTTCCACGAGACGTTCGAACCGCACGCGCCGGTGCATACGCCCATGGCCGATCCCTTCGACGAAAGCCTTCGCCGGAAGCTTATCGCTCATTGCGAGGCCCTTGGCATAGACCACCACCCGCGCGGCACCGTGGTCACCATCGAAGGCACGCGCTTTTCCACCCGCGCAGAATCCAACATGTTCCGGGCCTGGGGCGCCGACGTCATCAACATGTCCACGGCGCCGGAAGCGATTCTGGCCAACGAGGCTGGCATTCCGTACGCCGCCGTGGCCATGAGCACGGACTATGACTGCTGGAAGACTGACGAGGAGCCCGTGACCTGGGAGGAGATTCTGCGTATTTTCGGCGCCAATGCGGAAAAGGTGACCAAGCTGCTCCTGGAGACCATCGAATCATTGTAA
- a CDS encoding adenine phosphoribosyltransferase, with protein sequence MDLRSYIRDIPDFPKEGIVFFDITPLLGDGKAFGEAIDNLYEKFKDTGATKVLAAEARGFIFGAPLAYKMGIGFVPVRKPGKLPYKTVNVTYDLEYGSDTLCMHQDAVAEGEKVLVIDDLLATGGTAAGMLKLVQEVKGEIVGLGFLVQLGFLDGKDKLDEQGYTCLLTL encoded by the coding sequence AAGGCATCGTCTTCTTCGACATCACGCCTTTGCTTGGCGACGGCAAAGCCTTTGGCGAAGCTATCGACAACCTGTACGAGAAGTTCAAGGACACCGGCGCGACCAAGGTGCTCGCCGCCGAGGCTCGCGGGTTCATCTTCGGCGCGCCCCTCGCCTACAAGATGGGCATCGGGTTTGTACCTGTTCGCAAACCGGGCAAGCTGCCATACAAGACTGTGAATGTGACGTACGACCTGGAGTACGGTTCGGACACCCTGTGCATGCATCAGGACGCCGTGGCCGAAGGGGAAAAGGTCCTGGTGATAGACGACCTGCTGGCCACGGGCGGCACAGCGGCCGGCATGCTCAAACTGGTGCAGGAAGTGAAGGGCGAGATCGTAGGGCTGGGATTCCTTGTCCAACTCGGCTTCCTGGACGGCAAGGACAAGCTCGACGAGCAAGGCTACACCTGTCTGCTCACCCTCTAG
- the yajC gene encoding preprotein translocase subunit YajC: MFFDSIAHAMGQAPQGGQGGGNPLTAFAPLILMFVIFYFLLIRPQQKKAKEHKSMLANLKKGDYIITGGGMYGRIVAVDADVLHVELAKDLTIKVNRNFVSGLADNMKPAAKEPASDTEEK; encoded by the coding sequence ATGTTTTTTGATTCCATCGCGCACGCCATGGGCCAGGCGCCACAGGGCGGCCAGGGCGGGGGCAACCCCCTCACCGCGTTTGCGCCGCTCATTCTCATGTTCGTCATCTTCTACTTCCTGCTCATCCGGCCGCAGCAGAAGAAGGCGAAAGAGCACAAGAGCATGCTCGCCAATCTGAAGAAAGGCGATTACATCATTACCGGCGGCGGCATGTACGGCCGCATTGTGGCCGTGGACGCGGACGTTCTGCATGTTGAGCTCGCCAAGGACCTCACCATCAAGGTGAACCGGAACTTCGTTTCCGGCCTGGCGGACAATATGAAGCCCGCCGCCAAAGAGCCGGCCTCTGACACCGAGGAGAAGTAA